A single region of the Cucumis melo cultivar AY chromosome 3, USDA_Cmelo_AY_1.0, whole genome shotgun sequence genome encodes:
- the LOC103487967 gene encoding 3-ketoacyl-CoA synthase 4-like, translating into MDRGGPTPAPTSGSGTGALRIQHSTRLPDFLQSVNLKYVKLGYHYLISNLLTLCIVPLIAVTLIEVSQMNLDDVRHLWFHLQYNLVSVIICSTVMVFGLTVYTMTRPRPVYLVDYSCYRPADDLKAPFHRFMEHSRLTGDFDDSSLEFQRKILERSGLGEETYVPEAMHCIPPTPSMAAAREEAEQVMFGALDKLFANTNVKPKDIGILVVNCSLFNPTPSLSAMIVNKYKLRGNIRSFNLGGMGCSAGVIAVDLAKDLLQVHRNTLAVVVSTENITQNWYFGNKKSMLIPNCLFRVGGSAVLLSNKSADRRRAKYRLIHIVRTHRGADDKAFRCVYQEQDDVGKTGVSLSKDLMAIAGGALKTNITTLGPLVLPISEQLLFFATLLVKKFFNGNVKPYIPDFKLAFDHFCIHAGGRAVIDELEKNLQLLPIHVEASRMTLHRFGNTSSSSIWYELAYTEAKGRMHKGNRVWQIAFGSGFKCNSAVWEALRNVRPSQSSPWEDCIDNYPVKLVA; encoded by the coding sequence ATGGACCGAGGCGGCCCAACCCCTGCTCCCACCAGTGGCTCCGGTACTGGTGCCCTTCGGATCCAACATTCCACAAGATTGCCTGATTTTCTTCAAAGCGTCAATCTCAAGTACGTCAAATTAGGGTACCACTACTTGATTTCTAATCTATTAACCTTGTGTATTGTCCCTTTAATTGCCGTCACCCTAATCGAGGTTTCTCAAATGAATCTCGATGATGTTCGTCACCTTTGGTTTCATCTCCAGTACAATTTGGTTAGCGTCATCATTTGTTCCACTGTCATGGTTTTCGGTTTGACGGTTTATACTATGACTCGTCCTCGTCCTGTTTATCTTGTTGATTATTCCTGTTATCGCCCTGCCGATGACCTTAAGGCTCCATTTCATCGATTCATGGAGCATTCCAGGCTAACAGGGGACTTTGATGATTCCTCCCTCGAGTTCCAGCGTAAAATTTTGGAGCGCTCTGGACTTGGTGAGGAAACATATGTTCCTGAAGCTATGCATTGTATTCCTCCTACCCCTTCCATGGCTGCCGCTAGAGAGGAGGCCGAACAGGTCATGTTTGGTGCTTTGGACAAATTGTTTGCTAATACTAATGTCAAACCTAAGGATATTGGTATTCTTGTTGTTAATTGCAGCTTGTTTAACCCAACCCCTTCACTTTCTGCTATGATTGTTAACAAGTATAAATTGAGGGGTAATATAAGGAGCTTTAATTTAGGTGGGATGGGTTGTAGTGCTGGGGTTATTGCAGTTGACCTTGCTAAGGATTTGTTGCAAGTTCATAGGAACACTTTAGCTGTTGTTGTCAGTACTGAAAATATTACTCAGAATTGGTATTTTGGGAATAAGAAGTCTATGTTGATTCCTAATTGCCTGTTTCGAGTTGGGGGTTCTGCAGTTTTACTGTCCAACAAGTCTGCAGATAGGAGACGAGCCAAGTATAGGCTTATTCACATTGTGCGGACCCATCGTGGAGCTGACGATAAGGCTTTTCGATGTGTCTATCAAGAGCAGGACGACGTTGGTAAGACGGGTGTATCACTGTCCAAAGATCTGATGGCAATTGCTGGTGGTGCTTTAAAAACAAACATAACTACTTTGGGTCCGCTTGTACTCCCAATTAGCGAGCAACTTTTGTTCTTTGCGACACTATTGGTGAAGAAATTCTTTAATGGAAATGTGAAGCCGTATATCCCTGATTTCAAACTTGCATTTGATCATTTCTGTATACACGCTGGAGGAAGGGCTGTGATTGATGAATTGGAAAAGAATTTGCAGCTTTTGCCTATTCATGTCGAGGCTTCCCGGATGACACTTCACCGATTTGGAAATACTTCATCGAGCTCCATTTGGTATGAATTGGCGTATACAGAGGCTAAAGGGAGGATGCACAAAGGCAACCGAGTGTGGCAGATTGCATTTGGAAGTGGTTTCAAATGTAATAGTGCTGTGTGGGAAGCGCTGAGGAACGTGAGGCCATCTCAATCAAGTCCATGGGAAGACTGCATTGACAATTATCCTGTTAAGTTAGTTGCTTAG
- the LOC103487965 gene encoding S-adenosyl-L-methionine-dependent tRNA 4-demethylwyosine synthase, with translation MSFSSRSAKLTILALLSASTLYCFYKSRRLRKLKLSLNPTLSSRKPKLFFISQTGTSKALAHRLLNVLNSNGLVFDLVDPKDYEPEDLFKETLVLFVASTWEDGGPPPHAKFLANWLSESAEDFRVGSLLLSQCKFSVFGVGSRVYGETYNAVARDFSKRMKALGAKEILPIGEGDVDGGDIDKCFDDWSRKLLKVVKVDAEGNGVELCSGIAGDSDAVSVEEEYEEEDDDLGEEDIVDLEDIAGKGPSRKSTNVVETNGKLNGKKVMVTPVIRASLEKQGYKIIGSHSGVKICRWTKSQLRGRGGCYKHSFYGIESHRCMEATPSLACANKCVFCWRHHTNPVGKSWQWEMDDPLDIVNSAIDLHTKMIKQMKGVPGVTQEKLEEGLSPRHCALSLVGEPIMYPEINTLVDELHQRRISTFLVTNAQFPDKIKLLKPVTQLYVSVDAATKESLKAIDRPLFGDFWERFIDSLKALNEKQQRTVYRLTLVKGWNTEDIDAYSNLFSIGRPDFVEIKGVTYCGSSNTSKLTMENVPWHSDVKSFSEALAAKSQGEYEVACEHVHSCCVLLAKTDKFRVDGQWFTWIDYEKFHDLVASGKPFDSKDYMAPTPSWAVYGSDEGGFDPDQSRYRKERHHKPKPTS, from the exons ATGTCCTTTTCTTCACGCTCCGCAAAGCTCACCATTCTAGCTCTTCTCTCCGCCTCTACTTTGTATTGTTTCTACAAGTCCCGCCGTCTCAGAAAGCTTAAACTCTCCTTAAACCCCACTCTTTCTTCTCGCAAACCCAAACTGTTTTTCATTTCTCAAACTGGTACCTCCAAGGCCCTAGCTCATCGTCTGCTCAACGTTTTGAATTCCAATGGGTTGGTTTTCGATCTTGTTGATCCCAAGGATTACGAGCCTGAGGATCTTTTTAAGGAAactttagttttgtttgttgCTTCCACTTGGGAAGACGGAGGACCGCCTCCTCATGCTAAATTTCTCGCTAATTGGCTATCTGAAAGCGCTGAGGATTTTAGAGTTGGTTCGTTGTTGCTTTCTCAGTGTAAATTTTCTGTGTTTGGGGTTGGTAGTCGAGTTTATGGTGAGACATACAATGCGGTTGCAAGGGATTTTTCTAAGCGGATGAAGGCATTGGGTGCGAAGGAGATTTTACCGATTGGCGAAGGAGACGTTGATGGAGGTGATATTGATAAGTGTTTTGATGATTGGAGTAGGAAATTGCTGAAGGTTGTGAAGGTTGATGCCGAGGGAAATGGGGTGGAATTATGTTCTGGGATTGCTGGGGACAGTGATGCTGTAAGTGTTGAGGAGGagtatgaagaagaagatgacgaCCTTGGGGAGGAGGACATCGTTGATCTTGAGGATATTGCCGGTAAGGGCCCTTCGAGAAAGTCTACGAATGTAGTTGAAACTAATGGGAAGTTGAATGGGAAAAAGGTTATGGTGACCCCGGTGATTAGAGCGAGCTTGGAAAAGCAG GGATATAAAATTATTGGCTCACATAGCGGAGTAAAAATATGTAGATGGACGAAGTCTCAGCTTCGAGGACGAGGAGGTTGCTATAAACATTCATTTTATGGCATAGAAAGTCATCG ATGCATGGAGGCAACTCCCAGTTTGGCGTGTGCCAACAAATGTGTTTTCTGCTGGAGGCATCACACAAATCCAGTAGGAAAGAGTTGGCAGTGGGAGATGGATGATCCATTGGATATTGTGAATTCCGCAATAGATTTACACACAAAGATGATCAAGCAAATGAAAGGTGTTCCGG GTGTTACGCAGGAGAAATTGGAGGAAGGCCTGTCTCCAAGACATTGTGCCTTATCCCTTGTTGGTGAACCTATTATGTACCCGGAGATTAATACACTTGTTGATGAATTGCATCAAAGACGGATTTCAACTTTCTTGGTGACAAATGCTCAGTTTCCCGATAAAATAAAATTGCTGAAGCCAGTCACCCAG TTGTATGTAAGTGTAGATGCTGCGACGAAGGAGAGCTTGAAGGCAATTGATAGACCACTTTTTGGGGATTTCTGGGAGCGATTCATT GATTCTTTGAAAGCTCTAAATGAAAAGCAACAGCGAACAGTTTATCGATTGACGTTGGTGAAGGGGTGGAACACAGAAGATATCGATGCCTATTCGAATCTCTTTAGCATTGGTAGACCTGATTTTGTAGAAATCAAGGGCGTCACGTATTGTGGATC ATCTAATACATCAAAGTTGACAATGGAGAATGTTCCTTGGCATTCTGATGTTAAGTCTTTTTCGGAGGCTTTAGCTGCGAAAAGTCAAGGGGAGTATGAAGTTGCTTGTGAGCACGTGCACTCGTGTTGCGTTCTTTTAGCTAAAACTGACAAATTTAGGGTCGATGGCCAGTGGTTCACTTGGATAGATTACGAGAAATTCCATGACCTG gtGGCCTCTGGAAAACCTTTTGATAGCAAGGACTACATGGCTCCAACACCATCATGGGCTGTATATGGCTCTGACGAAGGTGGATTCGATCCTGATCAATCTCGATACAGGAAGGAGCGACATCATAAACCAAAACCCACATCCTGA
- the LOC103487964 gene encoding uncharacterized protein At1g01500, with product MEGAVETPPKVESIDNELQLARFSRHQPRVKAYSSSWLDLRVFYVRISNFQVDNLTPEFLTLNHIPLSHDTLFEVNGVRCSSHSEGVSSSLRRDRADKKSEEVTFVTTDNIRLSGSVRFEVYDQEDLILSGILEMSNCNGLLGGSKGNAKKWHMSCESKLGVGFLKGKHMNGAETSSPIIEVYVAGSFSGNPIILTRTLHLSSRKKQSWKSMLDVIPESETPESNEDQFPEYDLQATEYVRYKQEIDNDYNMYWKRREYLDNEDGELSWFNAGVRVGVGIGLGVCLGIGVGVGLLVRTYRATTRNFSRRFI from the exons ATGGAGGGTGCCGTTGAGACACCACCAAAAGTTGAATCGATTGATAATGAACTTCAACTTGCAAGATTCTCTCGTCATCAGCCTCGTGTTAAAGCCTACTCATCATCCTGGCTTGATTTGAGAGTCTTCTATGTTAGGATCAGTAATTTCCAAGTGGACAACTTGACGCCCGAGTTCCTCACACTCAACCATATCCCTCTCAGCCACGATACCCTTTTTGAGGTCAATGGTGTTAGATGTAGTAGTCACTCTGAGGGGGTCTCTTCCTCTCTTAGGAGAGATAGGGCTGATAAGAAATCCGAAGAAGTTACGTTTGTGACTACTGATAATATAAGGTTGAGTGGAAGTGTAAGATTTGAAGTATATGACCAGGAAGATTTGATTCTCTCTGGGATTCTAGAGATGTCAAATTGTAATGGTTTATTAGGGGGATCAAAAGGCAATGCGAAGAAGTGGCACATGAGTTGTGAGTCGAAGTTGGGCGTTGGCTTCTTGAAGGGAAAGCATATGAATGGAGCTGAAACCTCTTCCCCAATAATTGAGGTTTATGTAGCTGGTAGCTTCTCCGGAAATCCTATCATCTTGACCAGAACTTTGCATCTAAGCTCCCGAAAGAAGCAGAGTTGGAAATCCATGTTGGATGTCATACCAGAATCTGAGACACCTGAATCTAATGAAGATCAATTTCCAGAATATGATTTACAG GCCACAGAATATGTAAGATACAAACAGGAAATCGACAACGACTACAACATGTATTGGAAAAGGAGAGAATATTTAGACAATGAAGATGGTGAACTCTCCTGGTTTAATGCAGGCGTGAGAGTTGGTGTTGGTATAGGGCTTGGTGTTTGTTTAGGAATTGGTGTGGGAGTTGGCTTGCTCGTCCGTACCTACCGAGCGACTACTCGAAACTTCTCGAGGAGGTTCATTTGA